Proteins from a single region of Macrotis lagotis isolate mMagLag1 chromosome 2, bilby.v1.9.chrom.fasta, whole genome shotgun sequence:
- the CD63 gene encoding CD63 antigen isoform X1 — translation MKRPAAMAVEGGMKCVKFLLYVLVLAFWACAVGLIAVGVAVQLTLNQTVPIGSTTGSVVPIVIIAVGTFLFLVAFLGCCAACKENYCLMTTFAIFLTLIVLVEVAAAIAGYVFRDKVKSEFEKGFRDQMKKYEKNNITEQFLDRLQEDFKCCGAANYTDWDQVPQMPKNRVPDSCCINVTQGCGIDFKPSNINQEGCVEKIGNWLKHSALMLAAAALGVTFVEILGVIFACCLMKSIRSGYEVM, via the exons ATGAAAAG GCCGGCAGCCATGGCAGTGGAAGGAGGAATGAAATGTGTCAAATTTCTGCTCTATGTGCTAGTGTTGGCCTTTTGG GCCTGTGCTGTGGGGCTGATTGCAGTGGGTGTGGCAGTCCAATTGACCTTGAACCAGACTGTACCCATTGGGTCCACCACAGGCTCTGTGGTGCCTATTGTCATTATTGCCGTGGGTACCTTCCTCTTCCTTGTGGCCTTCTTGGGATGTTGTGCTGCCTGTAAGGAGAATTACTGTCTTATGACCACG tTTGCCATCTTTCTGACCCTCATTGTCTTAGTAGAGGTAGCTGCAGCCATTGCTGGGTATGTCTTCAGGGACAAG gtgaagtcAGAGTTTGAAAAAGGTTTCCGGGATCAGATGAAGAAGTACGAGAAAAATAACATCACAGAACAGTTCTTGGATAGGTTGCAGGAAGAT TTTAAATGCTGTGGGGCAGCGAACTATACAGACTGGGATCAAGTACCCCAAATGCCCAAGAACAGGGTCCCTGACTCTTGTTGCATCAATGTCACCCAAGGCTGTGGAATTGACTTCAAACCCTCAAACATTAACCAGGAA GGCTGTGTGGAGAAGATTGGAAATTGGCTAAAACACAGTGCTTTGATGCTGGCTGCTGCAGCCCTGGGCGTCACATTTGTGGAG ATTCTGGGAGTTATCTTTGCCTGCTGCCTCATGAAGAGTATCAGAAGTGGCTATGAGGTGATGTAG
- the CD63 gene encoding CD63 antigen isoform X2: protein MAVEGGMKCVKFLLYVLVLAFWACAVGLIAVGVAVQLTLNQTVPIGSTTGSVVPIVIIAVGTFLFLVAFLGCCAACKENYCLMTTFAIFLTLIVLVEVAAAIAGYVFRDKVKSEFEKGFRDQMKKYEKNNITEQFLDRLQEDFKCCGAANYTDWDQVPQMPKNRVPDSCCINVTQGCGIDFKPSNINQEGCVEKIGNWLKHSALMLAAAALGVTFVEILGVIFACCLMKSIRSGYEVM from the exons ATGGCAGTGGAAGGAGGAATGAAATGTGTCAAATTTCTGCTCTATGTGCTAGTGTTGGCCTTTTGG GCCTGTGCTGTGGGGCTGATTGCAGTGGGTGTGGCAGTCCAATTGACCTTGAACCAGACTGTACCCATTGGGTCCACCACAGGCTCTGTGGTGCCTATTGTCATTATTGCCGTGGGTACCTTCCTCTTCCTTGTGGCCTTCTTGGGATGTTGTGCTGCCTGTAAGGAGAATTACTGTCTTATGACCACG tTTGCCATCTTTCTGACCCTCATTGTCTTAGTAGAGGTAGCTGCAGCCATTGCTGGGTATGTCTTCAGGGACAAG gtgaagtcAGAGTTTGAAAAAGGTTTCCGGGATCAGATGAAGAAGTACGAGAAAAATAACATCACAGAACAGTTCTTGGATAGGTTGCAGGAAGAT TTTAAATGCTGTGGGGCAGCGAACTATACAGACTGGGATCAAGTACCCCAAATGCCCAAGAACAGGGTCCCTGACTCTTGTTGCATCAATGTCACCCAAGGCTGTGGAATTGACTTCAAACCCTCAAACATTAACCAGGAA GGCTGTGTGGAGAAGATTGGAAATTGGCTAAAACACAGTGCTTTGATGCTGGCTGCTGCAGCCCTGGGCGTCACATTTGTGGAG ATTCTGGGAGTTATCTTTGCCTGCTGCCTCATGAAGAGTATCAGAAGTGGCTATGAGGTGATGTAG
- the RDH5 gene encoding retinol dehydrogenase 5 isoform X1, which translates to MGKGRASNEKARASSVIDSSLQRHLDSPIMWLLLLLGTLLWGVLWFLRDRLVLPPSDAFIFITGCDSGFGRHLALRLDRRGFRVLAACLTPKGAENLKWAASPRLCTTLLDVTNPKNIQQVAEWVGMLVGERGLFGLVNNAGIAGVIGPTPWLTLEDYRSVLEVNTLGPIGVTLALLPLLQQSQGRIINITSVLGRLAANGGGYCVSKYGLEAFSDSLRRDMAHFGVRVSIVEPGFFRTAVTNLESLEGVLQASWKRLSPATQASYGDNFLPKYLKVQRLIMNLICDEDLSKVSGCLEHALTARYPRTRYSPGWDAKLFWLPASYLPASLVDALLTCVLPKPAQRVCEPIN; encoded by the exons atGGGAAAGGGTAGGGCCTCCAATGAGAAGGCTAGAGCATCTTCTGTGATTGACTCCTCACTTCAGAGGCATTTGGACTCTCCCATAATGTGGCTGCTCCTGCTTCTTGGCACCCTGCTCTGGGGAGTACTGTGGTTCCTCCGTGATCGGCTAGTGCTCCCCCCCAGCGATGCCTTCATATTCATCACCGGCTGTGACTCAGGCTTTGGCCGGCACCTGGCCCTGCGACTGGACAGACGAGGCTTCCGAGTTTTAGCTGCTTGCCTGACACCCAAAGGGGCAGAAAACTTGAAGTGGGCTGCTTCTCCTCGACTCTGCACCACACTCCTGGATGTCACCAACCCCAAAAACATCCAGCAAGTGGCTGAGTGGGTGGGGATGCTCGTGGGAGAGAGAG GGCTCTTTGGGCTGGTGAACAACGCAGGTATCGCTGGGGTCATTGGCCCTACCCCATGGCTGACTCTGGAGGATTATCGCAGTGTACTAGAAGTCAACACCTTGGGTCCCATCGGAGTTACCCTCGCTCTGCTGCCCCTGCTACAACAGTCACAGGGTCGGATCATCAACATCACCAGTGTCCTGGGCCGCCTGGCTGCCAATGGTGGTGGCTACTGTGTCTCCAAATATGGTCTGGAGGCCTTTTCTGACAGCCTACG ACGGGACATGGCCCATTTTGGGGTACGAGTCTCTATTGTGGAACCAGGCTTCTTCCGTACAGCAGTGACCAACTTGGAGAGTCTGGAGGGGGTGCTTCAGGCCTCCTGGAAACGGTTATCTCCTGCCACCCAAGCCAGCTATGGGGACAACTTCCTCCCCAAGT ATCTGAAGGTACAAAGACTCATCATGAACCTGATCTGTGATGAGGATTTGAGCAAGGTGAGCGGCTGCCTAGAACATGCACTGACTGCCCGCTACCCCCGCACAAGATACAGCCCTGGATGGGATGCCAAGTTGTTCTGGCTGCCTGCCTCCTACCTACCTGCCAGCCTGGTAGATGCTTTACTCACTTGTGTTCTTCCTAAACCTGCCCAGAGAGTCTGTGAACCCATTAATTAG
- the RDH5 gene encoding retinol dehydrogenase 5 isoform X2: MWLLLLLGTLLWGVLWFLRDRLVLPPSDAFIFITGCDSGFGRHLALRLDRRGFRVLAACLTPKGAENLKWAASPRLCTTLLDVTNPKNIQQVAEWVGMLVGERGLFGLVNNAGIAGVIGPTPWLTLEDYRSVLEVNTLGPIGVTLALLPLLQQSQGRIINITSVLGRLAANGGGYCVSKYGLEAFSDSLRRDMAHFGVRVSIVEPGFFRTAVTNLESLEGVLQASWKRLSPATQASYGDNFLPKYLKVQRLIMNLICDEDLSKVSGCLEHALTARYPRTRYSPGWDAKLFWLPASYLPASLVDALLTCVLPKPAQRVCEPIN; encoded by the exons ATGTGGCTGCTCCTGCTTCTTGGCACCCTGCTCTGGGGAGTACTGTGGTTCCTCCGTGATCGGCTAGTGCTCCCCCCCAGCGATGCCTTCATATTCATCACCGGCTGTGACTCAGGCTTTGGCCGGCACCTGGCCCTGCGACTGGACAGACGAGGCTTCCGAGTTTTAGCTGCTTGCCTGACACCCAAAGGGGCAGAAAACTTGAAGTGGGCTGCTTCTCCTCGACTCTGCACCACACTCCTGGATGTCACCAACCCCAAAAACATCCAGCAAGTGGCTGAGTGGGTGGGGATGCTCGTGGGAGAGAGAG GGCTCTTTGGGCTGGTGAACAACGCAGGTATCGCTGGGGTCATTGGCCCTACCCCATGGCTGACTCTGGAGGATTATCGCAGTGTACTAGAAGTCAACACCTTGGGTCCCATCGGAGTTACCCTCGCTCTGCTGCCCCTGCTACAACAGTCACAGGGTCGGATCATCAACATCACCAGTGTCCTGGGCCGCCTGGCTGCCAATGGTGGTGGCTACTGTGTCTCCAAATATGGTCTGGAGGCCTTTTCTGACAGCCTACG ACGGGACATGGCCCATTTTGGGGTACGAGTCTCTATTGTGGAACCAGGCTTCTTCCGTACAGCAGTGACCAACTTGGAGAGTCTGGAGGGGGTGCTTCAGGCCTCCTGGAAACGGTTATCTCCTGCCACCCAAGCCAGCTATGGGGACAACTTCCTCCCCAAGT ATCTGAAGGTACAAAGACTCATCATGAACCTGATCTGTGATGAGGATTTGAGCAAGGTGAGCGGCTGCCTAGAACATGCACTGACTGCCCGCTACCCCCGCACAAGATACAGCCCTGGATGGGATGCCAAGTTGTTCTGGCTGCCTGCCTCCTACCTACCTGCCAGCCTGGTAGATGCTTTACTCACTTGTGTTCTTCCTAAACCTGCCCAGAGAGTCTGTGAACCCATTAATTAG
- the BLOC1S1 gene encoding biogenesis of lysosome-related organelles complex 1 subunit 1 has product MLSRLLKEHQAKQNERKELQEKRRREAIAAATCLTEALVDHLNVGVAQAYVNQRKLDHEVKTLQVQAAQFAKQTGQWIGMVENFNQALKEIGDVENWARSIELDMRTIATALEYVYKGQLQPASS; this is encoded by the exons atGCTGTCCCGCCTGCTGAAGGAGCACCAGGCGAAGCAGAACGAGCGCAAGGAGCTGCAGG AGAAGAGGAGGCGAGAAGCCATCGCTGCGGCGACCTGTCTGACGGAAGCCTTGGTGGACCACCTCAATGTCGG CGTGGCCCAGGCCTATGTCAATCAGAGGAAGCTAGACCATGAGGTGAAGACTCTACAAGTCCAGGCTGCACAATTTGCCAAGCAGACAGGCCAGTGGATTGGCATGGTGGAAAACTTCAACCAAGCACTCAAG GAAATCGGAGATGTGGAGAATTGGGCTCGGAGCATTGAACTGGACATGAGAACAATCGCCACAGCTCTGGAATATGTCTACAAGGGGCAGCTGCAGCCTGCCTCCTCttag